The following DNA comes from Mucilaginibacter jinjuensis.
CCGCAATTAATGCCCCGACTACAGCCCCTATGGTAGTGGCTATTTCCAGGAACATGCCCAACCGTATATTGGTTATGCCCTCCTTTACATAAGCACTTGCCGCGCCCGAAGATGTGGCGATGGATGCCAGTAATGCCGCGCCAATGGCGTAACGAATATCGATGTGAAATATCAGCGTTAATAAAGGGATAATTACTACCCCGCCGCCAAGGCCGGTTAACGAACCCACCAAGCCTGCCAGGTACGCCCCTGCCAGCAGAATGATGCAAAATACTAAAGTTGTCATATCATCAGTTTTTTAAAGGGCCATTTAAAACTAAGCCCGAAATAATATGAGGCAAACATAGATAAGAATTTTCAGAAAAACAATTAAACATCTGATGTTTAATAAATACATGCGATGTTTATTTAAATTTGACATACAATCAATAAACTGATACATTAAATATTAAAACGCTAAAGCAATAGTTAACGAAAGTAGTGTAATTATGATATTTGAAACAAACATCATACCTTTGCATAAGATTAATTGATACACACGGTGAAACTTTACGACAAAATAGTTGAGCAGATAAGGAAGGATATTGCCGACGGTAAATACAAACCTGGCGAAAAAATTCCGGCTGAGCCTGAGTTGATGCAACTTTACGGTGTAGGGAGATCAACTATTCGTGAGGCCATCAAGACATTGGCTATCTCAGGCATATTGAAGGTGCAGCAAGGTTCGGGTACGTTTGTAAATAACAATTTCCAGGCAGTAGGTATTGAACAGCGTTTGCGCCGTGCCGACTTTGACGACATTAACGCCACCCGGTCGTTATTAGAGAAAGAGATTGTAAAACTGGCTACCGAAAAACATACCGAGGCCAACATCTTAGAAATGGAACGTAACCTGGAGCTACGTAAACAGGCTATCAAGACAGAAAATCCGGAAGAGTGTGCAGAAGCAGACATTGCATTTCACGTGGCTATTGCCGATGCCTGCGCCAACCCGGTACTATCCGATCTTTACCAGAGCTTTGTGTTAATTATGCGCAACTTCTTTTCGGCACGCGATACGCAGGGAATCGGTTACTTCGCCATGAACCATCATTTGCACGAAGATTTACTTAAGGCCATCAAAAGCCGCAAACCTAATCTTTCGCAAAAAGCCTTTCAAAAAATCCTCGACAATAATTACTAACGCGAATAAAGCAGTTTGTAAACTTCGTACATCTGCAATGCTTCGCCCATAGCAACATTCAAATCGCGCCATTCTGTTTTGGTGAATACGAAATTAATATCCTGGTTAGGCGTACAAACCACTGCCCTTTCGGATCCATCGGGAAATGGGAAACTGCGATCGTCAAAGTTCAGTTCACTCGTAAACTGATGGAAAGCCGCCATCTGGTCGGGCGTAAAACTAAGCATCAGGTTTTGATGCCATATACTCATCATACCACATTCTGGGCAATCGCATATTACGGCTGTGCCGCTTTGGGCTAATACTCGGGTTTCACACATGGCCATGTTATTTGGTGCCTGCATTACCTGCGGCGCATGCTTGCTATGCCGCAGGTAACCAGGACTTTTAAAGTTTAATTATTTAGCTGTGCTGTTTGTAAGCAAAGTTCTCCAGCCTTCGCTTTCAGGAATGCCGGGTTTACGTTTGCCAAAAAATTGCACAATGGTATTTCCATCCTTATCAAATACTTCGATGCTGTGCACCCAGCCATCATTGGTAGGTTTTTTAACCAGCCAAACAGTATCAATACCATCCAAACGCAGGTGCATGTTAAAGTCAGGATCGAGCACATTGAACCATGGGCCGGTTTCTACCAGTTTAACAATAGGGCCTGTATGGATCTGGATACAGCCTGCGCTGCCGGTAAACACCATGATCTCTTGTCCGCGTGCAGATGCATTTTCCAGGATAGTTTTAAGCGTAGCTACTTCCAGTCTTACCGCATAATCATCTGGTGCTAAACGCAAAGCCTGGGTGCGGGTAATTTGATATTTCTTCAATAATGGATGAAAATCGTGCGTATCCTGCAAAGCTTTCCAGCCTTCCTGAAATTCAGCAACATTAATTTCGCTATCAGGTAACTCAACAGTTGGTGCCGATGCCGGTAAAACAGTTAAGGTTTCCTGCTGATCTTCTGCAGTATATTTTGCTACCAGTTGCTGATAAGCTTGTTTGTCGCTATCATCAATCAGGTAGATCTTGTGTACGGCCTCACCGCTTTTATCGAAAAATTGTAAGCTATGGCGCTCTGCCTCATTAACTGCAAAACCAAAAGCCCACTGGCTCATAAATAAGCGCAGGTCGATATCCGGTGTAACCACCAAACCTACATGGCCGTTAAATGTCGCTTTTTTGTAGATGCCTTTACGCTCGTGCACGCAATAATCGTTACGGGTTAAGGCCATTACCTTGCCCAGTGTATTTACTTCTTTTAAAAGTTCGGGGAACTCATTTTTCAACCTAACCACACTTACACCGATGCCGGTATTTACCAGATCGGCTTCGCTTACGCCCAGTTGTTTGGCAGCATCGCGGATGCGCACTTTAGGATTTTGCTCTTTGAAAGCGTCCCATTGCGCTTTTATAGTTTGTGTTGTACTTTCCATATTTGTTTTAGTTTACGAGTTATAATTAATTCGCCCGGTGGTAATTACCAGCGGACAGTTAAAGTTTTCATTTTTCATTAATTGCACCTTAATGCCAAAAGCATCGTGCAAGTTTTCGCAGGTAACCACTTCTTCGGGGTTGCCCAAAGCCTGTACTTTTCCTTGTTTCAGGATCATGATCTGATCTGCATAGGCAGCGGCCAGGTTAATATCATGCAGAATGCAGATCACACCATATCCCCTATCAGCCATATCACGCGCCTGCATCAGTAATTGTTGCTGATGCAGAATATCGAGACCGTTGGTAGGCTCATCCAAAAACAACCAGCCATTGGGCACATCCTGGATCTGGGCAATAACACGCGCCAGTTGCACACGCTGCTGCTCGCCTCCTGATAAAGTTTCGTAGGTTCTACCCGCCATCATGGTAACGCCTGTAGCCTGCATGGCTTCAACCACCATTTGCATGTCGTGCTCCGTAGGCTGACCATCGAAATGAGGGTATCTGCCCATTAGCACCAGCTCTTTAACGGTAAATGAAAGACTGAGTGTATTATGCTGCGTTAAAACCGAACGTTTGCGTGCCAGTTCTTTGATTGGATAATCGTCCAGATCTTTATCATTGAATTGAATTTGCCCGGCAGATGGCAACATCTCATTGCACAACAATTTAAGCAGGGTACTTTTACCAGCCCCGTTTGCGCCTATGATGGCAAGAATTTCGCCCGGTTTAGCTTCAAACGAAACATTGTTTAAGATCACCTTTTTGCCAACGGAATAAGAAACGTTATTAACCTTGATCATACCTGTTGTTTTTTAATTTGTGCATTGATCATGTAAATAAATACCGGCGAACCTGCCAGTGCAGTTACAATACCAATGGGTAATTCTGTAGGTGCGACTACGGTTCGCGATGCGAGATCGGCGAGGGTGAGCATGGCTGCTCCCAGTATAGCAGAGCCGGGTATTACCAGTCTATTATCGGCACCAAAACCTATCCGGATAATATGCGGGACTACAAGCCCCACAAAGCTGATAATACCGGCAACTGCAACTGATGCCCCCACAGACATCGTAGCCAGTAAAAGCACTGCACGCTTTATTTTATTTACGTTGAAGCCCATGTGCCCGGCTTGCGTTTCGCCCAGGGCTATGGCGTTAAGTGACTTACCCATGAATGGTAATACCAGCACAGGGATCAATATAAAAGGCAATATACTACCCACCGAAAGCCAGCTCGATCCTCCTAAACTTCCCAGACTCCAGAAAGTAAGGTTACGAAGCTGTTCATCTGTTGAGATATAAGTAAGCAAACCGGTGAACGAGAATGCCAGGGCATTGATGGCAATACCTGTTAACAGTAAAGCCGTTATCATGGTGCGGCCATTGCGCATAGCCAGTTTATACACCGCCAATGTTGTAATAAAAGCACCAATAAAGGCTGATACCGATAACATGTAATAGCTGTAAGTGCTGCCCATCAGGGTTAACAGTTTACCACCGAATACAATAGTTAAGGCCGCAAACAGTGTAGCACCTGATGAAATACCGATCAACCCTGGCTCGGCCAGTGGATTGCGGAATAAGCCTTGAATAGCTGATCCCGCAACAGCCAACGCAGCGCCGATCAATACGCCCGATACTACCCTCGGCAAGCGCAGGTTAAACATCACGGCAAATTGCTGCGTGGTAAACTCAGCCTTATCGCTTAAACCAATATGATAACTTATCATCGACCAGAGCTGATTAACCTGGATGTGTACTGCCCCGATACATATAGAAGCAATAACTACCAGCAGCAACAGCACCGATAAACCAATGAGTATGTAGCTATGATTTTTAACAATCATTACTTAATTTTCTGTGCCAGTTCGCCAACCGCTAATCCTAATCTTGGGCCAAAGCTGCTTACCAGTTCGCCATCCATCGTAACAAAACGCTTGTTTTTGCCTGCGTTGGTTTGGGCTACGCCTTGTACATTTAATAAACCGGCTGCACCGCCCAAACTATCCATACCGCTGCTAAACAGTAAGATCACATCAGGGTTAGCGGCAACCAAAGCCTCAGGAGTTAAAGGTTTAAAATCGCTGAAACCGGTAACGGCATTTGCGCCGCCTGCCATTTCAATGATCTGTTGCATCTGCGTGCCTTCGCCGGCTACCATCATGGTGCCTGTACCACGGGCGTAAATAAATAATACTTTAGGTTTAGCGCCTTTATTAACTTTTGCAGCAGCAGCCAGGTCGCTATCCAGTTTTTTAATCAGCGGATCGGCCGCCTTTGGTTTACCGAAAGCAGCTGCAACATCTTTAATCAGTTTGCGGGTGCCATCGGCGCTATAGGTTTGGGTAAATAATACCAGTTTAATGCCTGTGCTTTTTAATTGCGATACCAATTCCGGCTTCAATTCATTTGATAAGCCGGTTACAATATCGGGTTGCAGAGCCAAAATGCCTTCGGCACTCAGGTTACGGTTGTGGCCAACTTTGGGTTTGCTTTTCAGGGTAGCCGGGTAGTTACTGGTAATATCGGTGCCAATAATATTGGCTTCCATGCCAATGCCTGCCAGTATCTCGCTCACGGTACCGTTTACAGATACAATTTTGGGCGATGTTTGCGCCATAGTTTGCGGCGCGTAGCTTAACATTAATACGATGAAGCTTAAGATCAGATTTTTAATGTTTTTTATTTTCATGTTTGTGGGGATTTTTAAAATATGTTCCGCCGCCCTCGCGGCAGCGGAACATGGAATCAACTGACTTGATCCTTTCTCAAATTGAATTATTGTAAACTGGTTGTACCGTTTGCCTGGTATGCAAAGCGAAATGTGTAAATTCTTGATGCCGGCCTGGTGGTTAAATCAGCAAATGTTGGCGTAGTGGTATCAGGGTTGCCTTTGTAATAGCTTTTCATTTCTATCTTGGCATAGTTACCAGCGCTGGTTTTTACCACAATAATTTTACCCGGAACCATTAAAATAGCGTGCTGAGGTGCAGTTGTAGCAGTATAGGTATACCACCCTGTAATTGCCGCAGCGCCGGTAGCATCTGCCTTGTAGCCACTTGTTGGTGCTGTAGTTAAATCGGCAAAGGTGCTGCTTACTACTTGCGCTTGTGTTGTACCTGTGCCAGACGAGCCGCTGTTTATAAAAATACTGGTGCCCGAAAATTTAACATCCCATTTTGTCCCGGTGGTGTCTGCGCCTGTTACAACAGCGTTGTTAGCTAAACTATAGTACACGTTACCTTTTGAGCCATCAAGGTCTGTTACAGTGTTGGTTTTCAGCGTAGCTACGGGCGTAGTTGTATCATCATTGTTTTTGCTGCATGCGCTCATAAAAAGTACCGAGCTGCTAATTAATCCTAAAGCTAAAGTTTGAAGTTTGTTCATCTTATTTGTTTGTTTCTATTTGTGAGTTATTGTTTGTTGAAATTATAGGTGAAGCCTGCGTAAAGTAACCGCCCCGGCAGGTTGCTGATGGTTAGCGGTTGTTTATAATCGCCCAGGTTTTCGCCCGTTAATTGAAAGCGGAGCTGGTTGTGATAAAACAGTTTAGATACCGATGCATTAAAGAGTACATAGCCTTTTACATATTCGTCATCACGGTTTACAATGCCGTTACCATCCAAATCAGAGAAACCATACCTACCGCGATAGATGGCCCTTACTGATGCAATGATGCCTGTTTTATCATCCTGGTAGTTTATCCGGGCATTGGCCATATTTTTTGATCGGTTTAATAAACCGCCGTACATACTCTTGGTTACCTTTACCGTTTCGCGGGTTTTAGGGTCTGTACCGTATACCTGCCCGGCTTTAATCTGGTCGAGTACACTGTTATCATAAGCCTGTAGATATTGGTAGCCGCCGGCCACAGTCCAATGCTTCAGGAAATTATAGCTCAGGTCTGTCTCCGCTCCTTGTGTGTATACACTATGGATGTTGAAGTACGAGTAAACCGATTGGCCGTTGGTTTTGATGGCAATAGGCTCGGCATCAATAAGGTCGCGGATATTATTCCGAAAGAAATTAACTGTCCACATTAATGATTTTACCGGGCGATAACGGTAACCCAGGTTATATCC
Coding sequences within:
- a CDS encoding FadR/GntR family transcriptional regulator, whose amino-acid sequence is MKLYDKIVEQIRKDIADGKYKPGEKIPAEPELMQLYGVGRSTIREAIKTLAISGILKVQQGSGTFVNNNFQAVGIEQRLRRADFDDINATRSLLEKEIVKLATEKHTEANILEMERNLELRKQAIKTENPEECAEADIAFHVAIADACANPVLSDLYQSFVLIMRNFFSARDTQGIGYFAMNHHLHEDLLKAIKSRKPNLSQKAFQKILDNNY
- a CDS encoding DUF6686 family protein — its product is MCETRVLAQSGTAVICDCPECGMMSIWHQNLMLSFTPDQMAAFHQFTSELNFDDRSFPFPDGSERAVVCTPNQDINFVFTKTEWRDLNVAMGEALQMYEVYKLLYSR
- a CDS encoding hemin-degrading factor, producing MESTTQTIKAQWDAFKEQNPKVRIRDAAKQLGVSEADLVNTGIGVSVVRLKNEFPELLKEVNTLGKVMALTRNDYCVHERKGIYKKATFNGHVGLVVTPDIDLRLFMSQWAFGFAVNEAERHSLQFFDKSGEAVHKIYLIDDSDKQAYQQLVAKYTAEDQQETLTVLPASAPTVELPDSEINVAEFQEGWKALQDTHDFHPLLKKYQITRTQALRLAPDDYAVRLEVATLKTILENASARGQEIMVFTGSAGCIQIHTGPIVKLVETGPWFNVLDPDFNMHLRLDGIDTVWLVKKPTNDGWVHSIEVFDKDGNTIVQFFGKRKPGIPESEGWRTLLTNSTAK
- a CDS encoding heme ABC transporter ATP-binding protein, whose protein sequence is MIKVNNVSYSVGKKVILNNVSFEAKPGEILAIIGANGAGKSTLLKLLCNEMLPSAGQIQFNDKDLDDYPIKELARKRSVLTQHNTLSLSFTVKELVLMGRYPHFDGQPTEHDMQMVVEAMQATGVTMMAGRTYETLSGGEQQRVQLARVIAQIQDVPNGWLFLDEPTNGLDILHQQQLLMQARDMADRGYGVICILHDINLAAAYADQIMILKQGKVQALGNPEEVVTCENLHDAFGIKVQLMKNENFNCPLVITTGRINYNS
- a CDS encoding FecCD family ABC transporter permease, giving the protein MIVKNHSYILIGLSVLLLLVVIASICIGAVHIQVNQLWSMISYHIGLSDKAEFTTQQFAVMFNLRLPRVVSGVLIGAALAVAGSAIQGLFRNPLAEPGLIGISSGATLFAALTIVFGGKLLTLMGSTYSYYMLSVSAFIGAFITTLAVYKLAMRNGRTMITALLLTGIAINALAFSFTGLLTYISTDEQLRNLTFWSLGSLGGSSWLSVGSILPFILIPVLVLPFMGKSLNAIALGETQAGHMGFNVNKIKRAVLLLATMSVGASVAVAGIISFVGLVVPHIIRIGFGADNRLVIPGSAILGAAMLTLADLASRTVVAPTELPIGIVTALAGSPVFIYMINAQIKKQQV
- a CDS encoding heme/hemin ABC transporter substrate-binding protein, with translation MKIKNIKNLILSFIVLMLSYAPQTMAQTSPKIVSVNGTVSEILAGIGMEANIIGTDITSNYPATLKSKPKVGHNRNLSAEGILALQPDIVTGLSNELKPELVSQLKSTGIKLVLFTQTYSADGTRKLIKDVAAAFGKPKAADPLIKKLDSDLAAAAKVNKGAKPKVLFIYARGTGTMMVAGEGTQMQQIIEMAGGANAVTGFSDFKPLTPEALVAANPDVILLFSSGMDSLGGAAGLLNVQGVAQTNAGKNKRFVTMDGELVSSFGPRLGLAVGELAQKIK
- a CDS encoding HmuY family protein codes for the protein MNKLQTLALGLISSSVLFMSACSKNNDDTTTPVATLKTNTVTDLDGSKGNVYYSLANNAVVTGADTTGTKWDVKFSGTSIFINSGSSGTGTTQAQVVSSTFADLTTAPTSGYKADATGAAAITGWYTYTATTAPQHAILMVPGKIIVVKTSAGNYAKIEMKSYYKGNPDTTTPTFADLTTRPASRIYTFRFAYQANGTTSLQ